TAGTGCAAACTTAGATGAGGGCAGTTTGCCTGTCCCatgcgtttctttatttctttttgtcctcATCTAGAGTCTGTAACTTTTGCATTATAATCTACCCAGCATACTGCACAAATTCAAACTGACGAACGACAGCTTGCATCTATTATTCAAGAAAGCTACATTAGAAATCATGTCTTGAATGTGTTCTGTAGTGCTTGTTTTTGTATCTTTGGGACAGAAATATTTATCTTATGTGTGTTCCGTTACCCATGATGTAAGAATTCTCTTGCCCATCCGTTTCATTGCTGCTTTTGTCACCTGGGGGTGGCGCGGCTGGTCAAGCTGCTAAAATGCAGCTTTCTTCCTCATTATCGTCACCACTACGGTGCCTTTCAGTGTGTGCCGatgttgtgcaataaaaaaaagaaagaaaccttgtAGATTTCTTTGTTTACCCGTTCTGTTGGCTTCCTTACGTACATGAAAtcacttttattttgttttctgcatTAGGGCCTAAAGTCGTAAATAAGGGAAAGGTGGCTCAGTTGCCCAAGAAATCAATCCATTCTAAAATAGTGAACTAAATGATAAAAGAAGACGTGATATGCGTTTAAGATTGTAAAACAACAGCAGAGGGCTTGCAGTTTACGAGGTCGTGTTGAAAACGGGGTAAGCATAATTATTATTAAATAACAGTATTTTCGTAAAGGCTAGCATGCATATAGTGAACATCTATCAGTGTGCAGTAGGACAAGTCGTGCTAAAGCTTGCACTGCTTATGATTAGAGCATGGATCAAAGATGCATGCAAGGTTATCGGTAGGAATTGCTGCTAGCTCTGGTGTACCAAGCAATTTCAACACCTGTGACAAGGCCATATTCATCTATAGCATGGTAATCTTAATTATAATTTTTGCACGGCAGAGCAGCAAGAACTTCTTTAACACTAATACAACAAACAACCATCATTCCCTGTAGGGGACGTTTAGGTCATCCTTGGAGGAAGGCGCACTGACTCAAATGTGTATTTCCCGCTCTTGACCATGCGAAAAATGTTCAGAAGAGTCTCGCTATCCTAGTCCGTTTGTAAGATGGGGAGCTTATGGACCATAGTGCTTGAACAATATTGAAACCACGCTCACAAACTTGCTTCAAAAATTTCGTTGACTCCACTGAGTCAAAGAAGACCACAAATACAAGTGAAATTGCCACGCAACTATCCGCTCAAGGCTCTTTGCGTGTATTCAAGGGCTTAtttcactctcggaaaaacattcagatgtttggctcaagttacgtgggacaccctgtgtgtgtaatatatatatatatatatatatatatgcaaactcggcagctacaattcgtaaattgcaatatgtgcataAAGTAACTAATTCAAAAGATAATTTATGGATTTCTGGAGATTAGTTggatgtgtttcgatttctcatgctagttatgtctgcctcttcgaataatccagctcaggcACAAGAATTATGCTGTCTGCCAAAGAGAATTTGTTTAAATTTCATATAAGTTTAGAACGATTGCCTTGTTTATGTGTGTGCAACACGTATGAGTAATGACTTCAGGCACAGCTTTTACTCATATGTCTTGGCATTATATGGGCAGCTTCTAGGGGCTTTATTCTTTGTCATTTTTAGCTGCAGATTATGTTATTTTTAATACTTTGTATCAATTCGAATCTGGCTCGGTGCTTTATCAGTAGGAGATGTGTTTTTAGCATGAGAGACGATCGAGTTCAATTAGTCAATAACCATATAATGCAAACAGACACTGAAGCAAAGAAAAACACAGAGGAAATAACTTTTATATATAGATAAATATGTTTAGTAATCCTAAAGAGTAAACTTCTACCTATTTAACTTCCCGTCCTTCATAAATAGAAAGGCTGCCAATGGGAGCCAACTGCATCTTTGATGGGTGTTGAGCAGTCGAGTTTTTATCCTTTTGAGGCATCAATTATGTTGATTTAAAACTTGTTTCCACCGCATTTCTTACATCTTCAGAAACataagtgtacagctgcagaacagACTAAGAATTTCCAATTTTTctgtgagttttgtcaagtttacagaatgtagACTCCGGGCGAAAACTCGTGACAAGAACGTCACGTACAAGGATGTCAACCATTTCATGTCTAGCAGGCTTTAGAGGTGCTgttccagccacttgaaaattacgCCTGGTGCTACATATGGTGAAAAGCAATGAACAAAGTGAACCCGCTTGCATACAACGACACACCCACACAGAACAAAAATACCAAACTCTACATTCCCACTCGTCTTACTAAAACCTTTTGCACGTTATTCAATCTTGCCAACACAATTCCAATCAAAAATCTTTTAAGATGGATCTCGCACGTGTTAAATATCGTTACTTTCATAATGTTGCTGTTGATGCGCACACTTGgtctacacaattgtgtacacagcGCCTGAAAGGTGAAAATGTCACAGTTAGGTGCCTCCTACATGTGGTACTACGCAGGTTTACGACGTTAACGTCATGGTAATAATGAAAGTCACACCTGCACTAGAACATGAATTGTACACTCTGAACACACTTGTATCAGGAATTCCATAGTATTTGACAGCCCTGGCAGTTTCACACACCCAATTATGTGATGCACTGTGGCTGAAAAGACCGAACATGTTCTGTTGGAGCACGCTGCTTATGTAGATAAAAAGAAACTCTCTATCAAGTTCAGATGGACATATTTACTCGGCACCCATTAACACCGAAAAGTAATGTTTGTTCCCATGCCTCATCCGTCAACTCGCTGTCATCATGCCCCGAATTTTTTTAATcacattttgttgttgttggcctAACACTTTTGCAACAAGCTCTAGAACATATTTGCGTCCAAGTTGCAGAAGTACGTGAACAATGTTcactatttttgttttcattgtcTTGCATGCAACTAATACCATGTTCACcttattttcatttcttcttaAAATTTTCTTTTCCGTCCAAGCTAATGGGGTCTTCTACTAGTTAATTTCCAAACACATACAAACGTTGGCAGCCTCCTTGGCAAAGAAAGCTGTGTTGAAACTATAAGGCTGTTCCGTGACCCAGTGCCTGCTCTAAGCACTGTAATGTGCACATAATGAGCAAGCTCTCCAATAAAAAGCTTACTCTGTCTCTTGAGAGCATTCCAATACTGCTTCTCTCTTTGTTAGCCGTGTCCCACTTCTGCTTAGCATCACTGAATCCTTGAGCCCGTGCATTCTGCTTCTCCCTCTACTTTCCTGCACATGAATTTGTTGTTGAAAATGTTTCAAAGTCATCCTGCCCCTACTGTTGCATTCTATCATATAAAAACAGTGTTTTTGAATTCCAATGCTTCTAATCTTGAACTTTTGTGGCATATACAGTTTCATTTTTTTACGCTATTCTGCTCTTGCCTTGCAATGTCTTTTTGGGCTACATCAAGCGACTAATGTAACCTTTAGCCCAGCGTTTCTCAAACTGCAGGTCACGACTCCCAAATGGCTAATGAGCCCTTTTCAAAGGGCCATGGAGGGTCTAACTATCGCTATCACGAATAACCTCAATGACTTTTGCCAACTTTTGACGTCAAGCTTCAAGCTATCCACAACCCTCATTGCGCTTCTTCGTTTATGAATGCGAGACAACAAAACTTCGCCTGGAAAGCAGGCAAACAAGTGCTGTCGCACTTCAGGTCTGTCCCTCAAGGCTAAACTACATCCTTGTCATTAGAATACAAGATTAAATCAATCCTTGCCAAAAAACATTGACAAGCATTTTTGGTAGCTCTCACTGCTGTGGTTGTGCCTTTTAAATATATTAAAATGTTGATGTATCTGCATAACTGAAAGAAGCAAATTTTCAGAAGGGGGGTCATTATATATGTGGTGTACTAAAGGGGGCCAGGTACTGGAAATCAATATTTGAGCACAACACTGCTTTAGCCCAAAATGACCACCTGGTGTTTGTCTTTAGACAATGCAACTTGACTGATTTATAAGCTATCACTTTTAtctataatctttttttttttttatcttggcgTCTGCTAGCCAAACCGTTCCCAGCCTGGCATCAAAAGTTTTTTGAGAAAGAACACTAAACACCGTATACCAAATAATGTGAACAGAAAATGTAGCATCAAGAAGAGCCAGCAAGCTGACGAAGTCTTACAGTTAAATCCCAACTTATCAAAGGAGATCTCAACATTAAATTGAGAACTTCTAGCTAATGTACTTATCCTTGTGCTTATCGTTGAGGTGTTAAAAAACAAAGCTATAAATATCAACGTGGCCATAGTGGCCACACAGTGGTGGGGCAAAATGCATAAATGCTCATGTAACATGCATTGGATGCAAATTAAGaaacccccaggtggtcaaaattaatccagagtcccccactatggcttgcctcaCAATTATATTGCAATTGTGGTTttaaaaaccccagaattcaattttaaGTATGAATGTTACAGCAACAAGTTTCTTAAAATGATGACCAGATGCCTTGCCTGCCATGGTGACCAAAAAAACAAGGCCATCACTGCTAATTTAAAGTAATGGCTGATTAATGGATTGATAGCAATGGTTCATGGGGCTAAATACCCAAAAGCAACACTGGAGCACTGAAAAACATCGTAGTCGTgggctccggattaactttgaacttcttcaacgtgcacccataTCTAAATCGAGGAGCATTTTTGTATTTCCTCCCTGTTAAACGCAGTCACTCATGACCAAAGAAAATGAATCTGCGACCTGGCGCCCAAAAGCAGAATGACATAGCCAGCAAGCCCCTGTGGCAAGTATTAAAGTAATGTGTGCAAGCACAGGAGTGGATGCGCAAGTATCCAGGCACTTCGTCCTGCCCTGCCCGGGCAGATAAGATTGCAAGTCTGAAAGCCCGTTTCCACGAGCCCCAGATAAGACAGCTATACAACAAATACCAATGCTGGCATTCCGGTTGACACCTCATTGGAAACATCATTGCAGGCCCATGGGAAGGGCATTGGTGAAGTGAAGAACTTGTAAATGCTGAAAGATAAATGGCAACTGGCACAACTGAGGAGCTCTTTCGTAAAAAGCTAGAGGAATAGAACAGCAGACAAACCAGCAGTGCCATGGCTCCTTTCAAAGTCCGCCGCTTACGACACATTCGTTCGGCTGTTTCCGAGCGTTCCTGCGAATCTTGAAAGGGTAATACTATGAAGAAACTAAGCTTAACCTTGGCAACAAACATGCTCTTACAGCGTTAACAATGCCAGAACTATGCTACTAAAGTCACTTGCCAGTGTAATACAGCGTCGTTATCATTGCATGGAATGATGTCCATGCTTCGACAGAGCTCTGAAACAACCCACTGAATATGCCATTAGAATACCTGGAGACACGTGCACGTGTGTGCATGCAATTTTGTCCAATCTACTATAGGATCAGAGCACCAACTCTTCACAGTTTTGATACAGTACATCTACATACGACACAGCATTTATGGCTACAAGAATACTTAGTGCGTCCAGCATGTTTACTTACACAAATAAAAGCAGAGTACCGTACAAGATGCAGAATTAAGAAGTGACAGCTTAACCTGCATACATGGGGTAAATTCTTTAGCACTTAATTTTTCCCAAATGTTCTTGTGAAAAGGAACTGCAGTGTCCAATTATGAGTCTCAACTATCCTAGGCCTCCATTCAGAGATATCTAGAGAACACTTCAATGCCTTGTGTTCAGATAATTTCATTTGTTCCTCCACGCAAGTGTAGCTTGTCAGCATAAAATTATAATTCGTTTCCCCTGCTACTTTCAGGTCACAAATGCAGCAGCAGGGATTACTTATACACAGGTCAAGATGGCAGGTTTTAAAGTTTCGGCACAAGCAGCCTCCACGTTTTACTACATGCAAAGCAATGTAGTGCACGGGCATTTTCGTACATAGTTTCATAATGCCAACCGTGGCCCCGCAGCCAAATCTAGTAGCTTCCAAGTGCGCTCAACAGGCTCCAATATGGGAACCTCAATTTGTGAAGTGCCATTAGAGCGTTTTAGCATAGCAAGACCATTCTATTGTTACTGCTTCCTCCCAACTGCACATATGTGGTAAGCACCGTGGATGCAAAATTGTTGGCAGGCGGCAGAACGGCAGCGTTGGGCAGAGACACTTTATTGCGAACAAGGGTAGCAAGAATGGGGCAGCACCTAAACATTTATAATTTCTCATGGTACCACCTGGATTCGGAATATGCATTGCACTGTTCAAAACGTGCACATGCACACTGTGCCCCCCGATCTGTGTCTGCACGTTTACGCTGTGATATAGTTACATCACGAACCCAATGGCATCTGAAATTAGCTCACGACTACACTAATAGTGTATTAGCCTGTTCCCCCCTAAACACACAAAATAAGCCGTTTGCTGAACTGTGCGTCGTGAAAACTGTGCCTCGCTGTTCAGTGCCGGGAGAAAGTCCGATCGGCAGGGGTTCGCACTCCACCTCTACACTCAACCTATGAGATGCCATCAGAGTATTGAGTGCTAATTGTTTAATGACCAGAAGGGGCTGAGTGTCTTGCACTAATAGCCATGGCAAGTTTCTGCATCGTATTCCATCATAATGTTGCAGCCACCACGGAAACGAATTGAACCCCCAACTTCAGCCTCAACAGTAGAGTTACAGAGCCTGTTGCAGCATCTGTAGCAAGCATTTCAAGGACTAGTATAACTCTGCAGAGAACCACATCAAGAAAACCAAGCTGCTAGCATCGCAAGTCTTTCATGAAAACGACCAGGAAAATTGTCAACTCCCTGAAAGTCATTAAGCCCAATTAACTCGACAAGCCCGACCATTGACAAGCATGTGCCCAGGTTTACTGCAATCGCTGCACAATAAACCTAAGAAAAAAATTATCTATACTATAAACATACACAGTGGCAGCACTTGCAAAATGAGATTCATCACATCAATCACAGTTGTTTgttcagaaaacttcaatcttaaCTATTTTGCTACTTAGGTATTGTACCGAGAGCATTGTGGCTTTCGCTTATAACAGCTTGGGTACTTTGGGGAATGCCCATTTAGGGCACTTGGTACATAAAGCAGAAAATAAAAAGCGAGTGCTCGTGTTTGTCGCCTGCTTCAAGTCCTATTGCAAGCCTGCCACTTTTCATTAACCGAGTACACCGAGACTAGCATTCACTGCTGACAATTTTCTGCACGACCTCCAACAAGAGTGTCATGGCACACACTTATTGTAAACACTATTCCCATTGCTCTTTACCCATAGGCTGAGGTACCCAATTAGCTTTGAAGCAACAGACCACTCGCAAGCTGTTAAAAATCTTACGAGTAGCTCACAGTTGAAATGACACACAATTGCAAGTAATTAAGTAAACCGCTTTTCTAAGTGACACACAAGCAGGCATGAATTTGCACTTCACTTGTTTCAGTGCACGGCAATGTGCAGTCGCAGCGAAAAGTTTCACCGACGCCACGCATGCGGCGAGGACCATTTCTGGGCCCCTTCATGGAGCACGCAGGCCCTGCTGGCACTTTGAAGCCGAATGGAGTGATAACTATACCTCTCAATCTTTGCATGCCTCGGCAGCGTTGAAAGTTGCACAGCGCCTCCTTGCGTGCATTTAAGCAACTGTTCCCTTTGGGGGCAGAGTGGCCCTGCTACTTTGGACATTCAATAGTGTCTCCACGTTTCCTAAAGGACTTGAACGCAAGGAATCCTGCAAGGTTACAGAAGGCAAGACAGTGAAATGCAAAATCATGCCATTTTCTCTTGCAATGTGACAATGCCTACGCAACAAATTAACCAAAAGTGGGTATGGTAATGTGCACTAACCACCAAACCATGTCGGCTCAAGCATTTCAAAACGGGCGGACAAAGTTGGGGGTTACCAAACGGGAGTTGCAGGTCACTTAAACCCCTTTTCTGCACACGACTGTCGTTTCATCAAATTAACCTTCTGGCATGAATACTTCCAGTCGGTGCCTGCTGAGCACCCAAACAGCACGACCTGTAGGCACGTTTCGACACCAAGGTGTGCCTGTTGCTACAGTGACTGAATATGCTGCACATCACATTACACGACACCAAAACCATGGTAATCGTTGTGGCTGCACTTATCAATTGTACCGCACTAAGAGGTTCAAAAATTGGCCTGTCCCGTAGCATGCGCCAGGCACCACTTCAAGGAAGCAGCACCTATATATCGCAATGCGACagtcccccccccttttttcacCCACTGACGATAGCACACACTCCAACGCCATCCCGTACCTCACACACGAAATACTTTAATAATCCAGCACttatgcaagtaaaaaaaaaaaaaaaagacaagagaaCAGGTTTCGGACTGCTTCGAAGCATCCAGAGGGGAAGTAAACAAGCATTGCCAAATCGATGATGCGGTCAGTGGTGAGGGAAGAGGTCATACGGGACGGCTGGGTTCGGAAAGGGTTGTCGAGTGGCAGACCGGGAAAACGGCTGGGGTTCCGAGAAGTTAACACGTTTTGACAAGCGGAGGTGCGTTGACAGAGGCAAAGAAGCTTCACTGCAAGAGGGCGGCGACACACTACTTCAATCTTGACACCCTTTCTTTCCAAAGCAGCACAGGCAAAGCACCGCCACTGTTGCACTCGCCGGTAATGTTGGACACAGGGCTCGGTATCACTTCTAAAGAAGAAATCCTAGGGAGGATGCCCGAGAAGGTCGGGCAGCGTGAAGTACATGCACACAAAACAAATGAGCATAAAAAATGTCCTAAGAGAACAGAGAATAAAACATGTCTTCAAGGGGCACACgcgcaaaaggggggggggggggggggaggagagaaaAAGCACAGGGCACATGTCCTAGGAAAACATTGGGAAATTAAATTCACGGAGTacaaggcgaaaaaagaaaaactagggCGACTCGTTCGGTGATAATTGTTAAGGCGGCGTCAATCAACTCATTATGCTTTAAAAATGTGGGCAGTTATGCGACCGAAAGAAAATCGTGCATAACGGTACAACTGCAATGTTTTGGATGTTAAAATAAACCAACCCCCGAAAAAACATGCGAAGATGGGAGTTCGACGCGGTTGGATGATAGGAAAAGAGAAAGAGCGCATGTGGGAAGCCAaggaacaagagaaaaaaaaaatgaagataaaAGGATGGGCTTCGACTTCTAAGGGGCTGTTTTGCGGAggtgacttttttttcttctctcagaGAGTGTGACGACCCGACAAAGAGTgagggaaagagagaagaaaaataatattacgAGCAGCTGAAGAAGGGGAGTGCTAAATTTGAGTTAGGCCTAACAGCGCTGGCAGCGGCGTCTCGCTTTTTTCTGCCCGCGatttcatcacttttttttttcttcatctttctgtgtgtgtatatatttCCTCGCCCTGCCCAACCCTTCCTACAAAGCCactgctctgctgctgctgctgcttttccaTCCAGCTTCTTTTCTCGATAGGTTCCTCTCAAAAAGCGCTCGCCTTCCCGTCGTCGTTGCATCGCCCCCCTCGTCGGGTTTTTTGTACAaagtctctctctcttctctgagCAGCATAGCCAGCAAGCAGATCGGCGGGTCACATGGCATATTTGCGTGTCCACTCCCGAGCCAGTTCGTTGTACTTCTCGCGGTCGGTCTTGTACGAGCGGGCAATCTCCGGCACCAGTGGGTCGTCCGGGTTCGGGTCGCAGAGTAGGGAGCAGATGGACAGCAGCACTTTGGAGATGGTCAGCGCCGGCGACCACTGCGAACGCAGGATGTCGAGGCAGATGCTGCCGTTGCTGTTGATGTTCGGGTGGTAGATGCGCGTCGTGAACGCCACCTTGGGCGGCTTGAACGGGTAGTCCGTCGGGAAGTGGATCGTCAGAAAGAAAACGCCGCCCTGGTACGGACTGTCTGGCGGTCCCATGATCGTCGCCTGCCAGTGGAAGAGGTCGTCGTTCACGGGGCCGGCCGAGCACTGCGCCGGCGGGTCGCGCTTGAGGTCTTCGAgttccttttttattcttttcaggGCCATATCTGCTGCTTACTGCGACGCGGTATCGCTCCGGTTCGCTGCTACGGTCGGCGAGCCTGTGTGCGCGGGCGGGGGAGTCGGTCGCTCGGGCCGCCGGGTCGCCGCTGTCCACTTGGCTGTAGATGGGGCGCTTGCTTGCCTGCTGGGGCGCGACGAATCGCCAAAGATAGCGGGAGAGCacgactcttcttttttttcttgctgctcaCTGAGCCCCCCCGGCACCACACTGCACTCCCGACAAAAAAGTCTTAGCACTCGCCACAGAGAAAATACCTGCGTCGCCTCGTCGCCACCTCGCGGCGTTGCGATCTGTTGCCTGACCTCCTCCTCTCGTTCGAAAGGATGACGtcatcgccgtcgtcgtcatcaccaCCAGGCGCTGTTGTAACCTGACCGCTGTCGTCAAAACGTTTCGCAACGCGTTCCGTTTTCGCGTTTTTGTATTATAATACGAGCATTCTGTTTCACAAGCACACGTCGTCACTGAATGAGACTGTTTTCTGCGGAGGGCCATGCTGCTATTTGTTCTTTGACTTCACTTTTCAAGCTCCGACTAACAGGAGTTTACGAAGTGAGGTCGGCAACCTACAATTTTCCAGCTGGCACTGCCGGGCGAAACGAAACCGAAACGCCGCATTTTCCTGCTATCGTGTAG
The sequence above is drawn from the Dermacentor andersoni chromosome 7, qqDerAnde1_hic_scaffold, whole genome shotgun sequence genome and encodes:
- the LOC126534615 gene encoding ubiquitin-conjugating enzyme E2-17 kDa-like, which codes for MALKRIKKELEDLKRDPPAQCSAGPVNDDLFHWQATIMGPPDSPYQGGVFFLTIHFPTDYPFKPPKVAFTTRIYHPNINSNGSICLDILRSQWSPALTISKVLLSICSLLCDPNPDDPLVPEIARSYKTDREKYNELAREWTRKYAM